In Oryza sativa Japonica Group chromosome 11, ASM3414082v1, the following are encoded in one genomic region:
- the LOC9270404 gene encoding ubiquitin C-terminal hydrolase 12 isoform X3, which produces MTMMTPPPLEPEEDEMLVPHQELVAADAAQPMEVVAQTEAASTAESQPAEDPQTSRFTWTIENFTRINAKKHYSDAFVVGGYKWRVLIFPKGNNVDHFSMYLDVADSANLPYGWSRYAQFSLAVVNQIQQKYTIRKDTQHQFNARESDWGFTSFMPLSELYDPSRGYLVDDTVVVEAEVAVRKMVDYWTYDSKKETGYVGLKNQGATCYMNSLLQTLYHIPYFRKAVYHMPTTENDMPSGSIPLALQSLFYKLQYSDNSVATKELTKSFGWDTYDSFMQHDVQELNRVLCEKLEDKMKRTVVEGTIEKLFEGHHINYIECINVDYKSNRKESFYDLQLDVKGCRDVYASFDKYVEVERLEGDNKYHAENHGLQDAKKGVLFLDFPPVLQLQLKRFEYDYMRDTMVKINDRYEFPLQLDLDRDDGKYLAPDADRSIRNLYALHSVLVHSGGVHGGHYYAFIRPTLSDQWYKFDDERVTKEDTKKALEEQYGGEEEVRLKKEQEEKEHKKKEKAEAHLYTIIKVARDENLKEQIGKDIYFDLVDHEKVRSFRIQKQLLFTTFKEEVAKEYGIPVQFQRFWLWAKRQNHTYRPNRPLSPHEETQSVGQLREVSNKAHNAELKLFLEVELGPDLRPLPPPEKSKEDILLFFKLYNPEKEELCFVGRLFVKALGKPSEILTKLNEMAGFVPNEEIELYEEIKFEPNVMCEHIDKKATFRASQLEDGDIICFQKSPIPDSDTQMRYPDVPSYLEYVHNRQVVHFRLLEKPKDDDFSLELSKLHTYDDVVERVARQLGVDDPAKIRLTSHNCYSQQPKPQPIRYRGVEHLLDMLIHYNQTSDILYYEVLDIPLPELQGLKTLKVAFHHATKDEVVIHSIRLPKNSTIADVINDLKTKVELSSPSAELRLLEVFYHKIYKIFPLHEKIENINDQYWTLRAEEIPEEEKNLGPNDRLIHVYHFMKDPLQNQQIQNFGDPFYLAIREGETLAEVKERIQKKLQVPDEEFCKWKFAFISMNRPDYLQDSDVVSARFQRRDVYGAWEQYLGLEHADTAPKRAYTANQNRHTYEKPVRIYN; this is translated from the exons ATGACTATGATGACGCCTCCCCCGCTCGAG CCGGAGGAGGACGAGATGCTCGTGCCTCACCAGGAGCTCGTCGCTGCTGACGCCGCCCAGCCCATGGAAG TGGTTGCGCAAACGGAGGCAGCTAGCACGGCGGAGAGCCAGCCAGCTGAGGACCCGCAGACGTCGCGGTTCACGTGGACGATCGAGAACTTCACCCGGATCAATGCGAAGAAGCACTACTCGGATGCGTTTGTCGTTGGCGGGTACAAATG GCGTGTGCTCATTTTCCCTAAGGGGAACAACGTGGACCATTTCTCCATGTACTTGGATGTTGCCGACTCTGCTAACCTCCCATATGGTTGGAGCCGATATGCTCAGTTTAGCTTGGCCGTTGTCAACCAGATCCAACAGAAGTATACGATACGCAAAG ATACTCAGCATCAATTTAATGCACGTGAGAGTGATTGGGGTTTCACATCTTTTATGCCTTTGAGTGAGCTCTATGATCCAAGTAGAGGATACCTTGTCGATGATACTGTTGTTGTGGAGGCTGAGGTTGCTGTCCGCAAAATGGTTGATTATTGGACATATGattcaaaaaaagaaacaggTTACGTTGGCCTGAAGAACCAAGGAGCTACCTGTTACATGAACTCTCTACTACAGACACTATACCATATACCATACTTCAGGAAG GCTGTGTATCATATGCCAACCACCGAAAATGATATGCCATCTGGGAGTATTCCGTTGGCATTGCAGAGCCTTTTCTACAAGCTCCAGTATAGTGACAATAGTGTAGCCACCAAAGAGCTGACCAAATCTTTTGGATGGGACACATATGATTCCTTCATGCAACATGATGTACAAGAGCTCAACAGAGTTCTCTGTGAGAAACTTGAAGATAAGATGAAG AGAACTGTCGTAGAGGGAACGATTGAAAAGTTATTCGAAGGTCACCACATCAATTATATAGAGTGTATAAATGTTGACTATAAATCCAACAGGAAGGAGTCCTTTTATG ACCTTCAACTTGATGTTAAAGGTTGTCGTGATGTGTATGCATCGTTTGATAAATATGTTGAAGTTGAGCGCCTCGAAGGTGATAATAAGTATCATGCAGAGAATCATGGTTTACAG GATGCGAAAAAGGGTGTTCTGTTCCTTGATTTCCCCCCAGTTTTGCAACTTCAACTGAAGCGTTTTGAGTACGACTATATGAGAGATACCATGGTTAAG ATTAATGACCGCTATGAATTCCCTTTGCAACTTGATTTGGATAGAGATGATGGAAAATATCTTGCTCCAGATGCAGATAGAAGTATAAGAAACCTTTATGCTCTTCACAG TGTTCTTGTTCATAGTGGAGGAGTACATGGCGGTCACTACTATGCCTTCATTCGACCAACGCTATCAGATCAATG GTATAAATTTGATGATGAGCGTGTAACTAAAGAAGATACTAAGAAGGCCCTTGAAGAGCAATACGGGGGTGAGGAAGAG GTAAGGTTGAAGAAAGAACAAGAAGAGAAAGAacacaaaaagaaagagaaggctGAAGCTCATCTTTATACCATCATAAAG GTGGCTCGAGATGAGAATTTGAAGGAGCAAATTGGCAAGGATATATATTTTGACCTGGTGGACCATGAAAAAGTTCGTAGCTTCCGAATTCAGAAGCAGTTACTGTTTACCACTTTCAAG GAGGAAGTTGCAAAGGAGTATGGCATCCCTGTACAATTTCAGCGCTTCTGGTTGTGGGCTAAGAGGCAGAACCACACATACAGGCCTAATCGTCCATTGAGTCCTCATGAAGAAACACAATCT GTGGGACAACTGAGGGAGGTATCGAATAAGGCACACAATGCTGAGCTGAAGTTGTTTTTGGAAGTAGAACTTGGCCCG GATTTGCGGCCTCTCCCTCCACCTGAGAAGAGCAAGGAAGATATTCTTCTGTTCTTCAAACTCTATAATCCCGAAAAGGAAGAACTCTG TTTTGTGGGGAGGCTCTTCGTAAAGGCCTTGGGAAAACCCTCAGAAATCTTGACCAAACTAAATGAAATGGCTGGATTTGTGCCAAATGAAGAAATTGAGCTCTACGAG GAAATTAAATTTGAGCCAAATGTGATGTGTGAACATATTGACAAAAAAGCCACTTTCCGTGCTAGTCAG CTTGAAGATGGGGACATCATCTGTTTCCAAAAATCACCTATACCTGATAGTGACACTCAAATGCGTTATCCAGATGTCCCTTCGTATCTGGAGTATGTTCATAATAGGCAG GTTGTGCACTTTCGGTTATTGGAGAAACCAAAGGATGATGACTTTTCTTTGGAATT GTCAAAACTTCATACCTATGATGATGTTGTTGAGAGAGTTGCCCGTCAGCTTGGTGTGGATGATCCAGCGAAAATTCGTCTAACATCCCATAACTGCTATTCGCAGCAGCCTAAACCGCAACCTATCAGATATCGGGGAGTGGAGCATCTTTTGGACATGCTCATTCATTATAATCAG ACATCAGACATATTGTATTATGAGGTGTTGGATATTCCACTGCCAGAATTGCAGGGCCTGAAAACCCTGAAAGTTGCATTCCACCATGCTACAAAGGATGAG GTTGTGATTCACAGTATCAGGCTTCCAAAGAATAGCACCATTGCAGACGTGATTAATGATTTGAAAACAAAG GTTGAACTATCCAGTCCCAGTGCTGAATTGCGCTTGTTAGAGGTCTTTTACCACAAGATATATAAG ATTTTTCCACTCCATGAGAAGATAGAGAATATTAATGATCAGTACTGGACACTACGTGCTGAGGAG ATTCCAGAGGAGGAGAAAAATCTCGGTCCAAATGATCGGTTAATTCATGTTTATCACTTCATGAAAGACCCTCTTCAGAATCAG CAGATTCAGAACTTTGGAGATCCTTTTTATCTTGCTATCCGTGAAGGTGAGACTTTAGCAGAAGTAAAGGAGCGCATACAGAAAAAACTCCAAGTCCCTGATGAGGAATTCTGCAAG TGGAAATTCGCTTTCATATCCATGAACCGGCCAGATTACCTCCAAGATTCAGATGTTGTATCTGCCCGTTTCCAG AGGAGAGATGTCTATGGAGCCTGGGAGCAGTATCTTGGTTTGGAGCATGCTGATACTGCACCAAAAAGGGCCTACACAGCCAATCAG AACCGTCACACCTATGAGAAGCCAGTGAGAATTTACAATTGA
- the LOC9270404 gene encoding ubiquitin C-terminal hydrolase 12 isoform X2: MTMMTPPPLEPEEDEMLVPHQELVAADAAQPMEVVAQTEAASTAESQPAEDPQTSRFTWTIENFTRINAKKHYSDAFVVGGYKWRVLIFPKGNNVDHFSMYLDVADSANLPYGWSRYAQFSLAVVNQIQQKYTIRKDTQHQFNARESDWGFTSFMPLSELYDPSRGYLVDDTVVVEAEVAVRKMVDYWTYDSKKETGYVGLKNQGATCYMNSLLQTLYHIPYFRKAVYHMPTTENDMPSGSIPLALQSLFYKLQYSDNSVATKELTKSFGWDTYDSFMQHDVQELNRVLCEKLEDKMKRTVVEGTIEKLFEGHHINYIECINVDYKSNRKESFYDLQLDVKGCRDVYASFDKYVEVERLEGDNKYHAENHGLQDAKKGVLFLDFPPVLQLQLKRFEYDYMRDTMVKINDRYEFPLQLDLDRDDGKYLAPDADRSIRNLYALHSVLVHSGGVHGGHYYAFIRPTLSDQWYKFDDERVTKEDTKKALEEQYGGEEELPQINPGFNNAPFKFTKYSNAYMLVYIRESDKDKIMCNVDEKDIAEHLRVRLKKEQEEKEHKKKEKAEAHLYTIIKVARDENLKEQIGKDIYFDLVDHEKVRSFRIQKQLLFTTFKEEVAKEYGIPVQFQRFWLWAKRQNHTYRPNRPLSPHEETQSVGQLREVSNKAHNAELKLFLEVELGPDLRPLPPPEKSKEDILLFFKLYNPEKEELCFVGRLFVKALGKPSEILTKLNEMAGFVPNEEIELYEEIKFEPNVMCEHIDKKATFRASQLEDGDIICFQKSPIPDSDTQMRYPDVPSYLEYVHNRQVVHFRLLEKPKDDDFSLELSKLHTYDDVVERVARQLGVDDPAKIRLTSHNCYSQQPKPQPIRYRGVEHLLDMLIHYNQTSDILYYEVLDIPLPELQGLKTLKVAFHHATKDEVVIHSIRLPKNSTIADVINDLKTKVELSSPSAELRLLEVFYHKIYKIFPLHEKIENINDQYWTLRAEEIPEEEKNLGPNDRLIHVYHFMKDPLQNQIQNFGDPFYLAIREGETLAEVKERIQKKLQVPDEEFCKWKFAFISMNRPDYLQDSDVVSARFQRRDVYGAWEQYLGLEHADTAPKRAYTANQNRHTYEKPVRIYN, from the exons ATGACTATGATGACGCCTCCCCCGCTCGAG CCGGAGGAGGACGAGATGCTCGTGCCTCACCAGGAGCTCGTCGCTGCTGACGCCGCCCAGCCCATGGAAG TGGTTGCGCAAACGGAGGCAGCTAGCACGGCGGAGAGCCAGCCAGCTGAGGACCCGCAGACGTCGCGGTTCACGTGGACGATCGAGAACTTCACCCGGATCAATGCGAAGAAGCACTACTCGGATGCGTTTGTCGTTGGCGGGTACAAATG GCGTGTGCTCATTTTCCCTAAGGGGAACAACGTGGACCATTTCTCCATGTACTTGGATGTTGCCGACTCTGCTAACCTCCCATATGGTTGGAGCCGATATGCTCAGTTTAGCTTGGCCGTTGTCAACCAGATCCAACAGAAGTATACGATACGCAAAG ATACTCAGCATCAATTTAATGCACGTGAGAGTGATTGGGGTTTCACATCTTTTATGCCTTTGAGTGAGCTCTATGATCCAAGTAGAGGATACCTTGTCGATGATACTGTTGTTGTGGAGGCTGAGGTTGCTGTCCGCAAAATGGTTGATTATTGGACATATGattcaaaaaaagaaacaggTTACGTTGGCCTGAAGAACCAAGGAGCTACCTGTTACATGAACTCTCTACTACAGACACTATACCATATACCATACTTCAGGAAG GCTGTGTATCATATGCCAACCACCGAAAATGATATGCCATCTGGGAGTATTCCGTTGGCATTGCAGAGCCTTTTCTACAAGCTCCAGTATAGTGACAATAGTGTAGCCACCAAAGAGCTGACCAAATCTTTTGGATGGGACACATATGATTCCTTCATGCAACATGATGTACAAGAGCTCAACAGAGTTCTCTGTGAGAAACTTGAAGATAAGATGAAG AGAACTGTCGTAGAGGGAACGATTGAAAAGTTATTCGAAGGTCACCACATCAATTATATAGAGTGTATAAATGTTGACTATAAATCCAACAGGAAGGAGTCCTTTTATG ACCTTCAACTTGATGTTAAAGGTTGTCGTGATGTGTATGCATCGTTTGATAAATATGTTGAAGTTGAGCGCCTCGAAGGTGATAATAAGTATCATGCAGAGAATCATGGTTTACAG GATGCGAAAAAGGGTGTTCTGTTCCTTGATTTCCCCCCAGTTTTGCAACTTCAACTGAAGCGTTTTGAGTACGACTATATGAGAGATACCATGGTTAAG ATTAATGACCGCTATGAATTCCCTTTGCAACTTGATTTGGATAGAGATGATGGAAAATATCTTGCTCCAGATGCAGATAGAAGTATAAGAAACCTTTATGCTCTTCACAG TGTTCTTGTTCATAGTGGAGGAGTACATGGCGGTCACTACTATGCCTTCATTCGACCAACGCTATCAGATCAATG GTATAAATTTGATGATGAGCGTGTAACTAAAGAAGATACTAAGAAGGCCCTTGAAGAGCAATACGGGGGTGAGGAAGAG TTGCCTCAAATAAATCCTGGTTTCAACAACGCTCCATTTAAATTCACAAAGTATTCAAATGCCTACATGCTTGTCTACATCCGTGAGAGTGATAAGGACAAAATAATGTGTAATGTTGATGAGAAGGACATTGCTGAGCATTTAAGG GTAAGGTTGAAGAAAGAACAAGAAGAGAAAGAacacaaaaagaaagagaaggctGAAGCTCATCTTTATACCATCATAAAG GTGGCTCGAGATGAGAATTTGAAGGAGCAAATTGGCAAGGATATATATTTTGACCTGGTGGACCATGAAAAAGTTCGTAGCTTCCGAATTCAGAAGCAGTTACTGTTTACCACTTTCAAG GAGGAAGTTGCAAAGGAGTATGGCATCCCTGTACAATTTCAGCGCTTCTGGTTGTGGGCTAAGAGGCAGAACCACACATACAGGCCTAATCGTCCATTGAGTCCTCATGAAGAAACACAATCT GTGGGACAACTGAGGGAGGTATCGAATAAGGCACACAATGCTGAGCTGAAGTTGTTTTTGGAAGTAGAACTTGGCCCG GATTTGCGGCCTCTCCCTCCACCTGAGAAGAGCAAGGAAGATATTCTTCTGTTCTTCAAACTCTATAATCCCGAAAAGGAAGAACTCTG TTTTGTGGGGAGGCTCTTCGTAAAGGCCTTGGGAAAACCCTCAGAAATCTTGACCAAACTAAATGAAATGGCTGGATTTGTGCCAAATGAAGAAATTGAGCTCTACGAG GAAATTAAATTTGAGCCAAATGTGATGTGTGAACATATTGACAAAAAAGCCACTTTCCGTGCTAGTCAG CTTGAAGATGGGGACATCATCTGTTTCCAAAAATCACCTATACCTGATAGTGACACTCAAATGCGTTATCCAGATGTCCCTTCGTATCTGGAGTATGTTCATAATAGGCAG GTTGTGCACTTTCGGTTATTGGAGAAACCAAAGGATGATGACTTTTCTTTGGAATT GTCAAAACTTCATACCTATGATGATGTTGTTGAGAGAGTTGCCCGTCAGCTTGGTGTGGATGATCCAGCGAAAATTCGTCTAACATCCCATAACTGCTATTCGCAGCAGCCTAAACCGCAACCTATCAGATATCGGGGAGTGGAGCATCTTTTGGACATGCTCATTCATTATAATCAG ACATCAGACATATTGTATTATGAGGTGTTGGATATTCCACTGCCAGAATTGCAGGGCCTGAAAACCCTGAAAGTTGCATTCCACCATGCTACAAAGGATGAG GTTGTGATTCACAGTATCAGGCTTCCAAAGAATAGCACCATTGCAGACGTGATTAATGATTTGAAAACAAAG GTTGAACTATCCAGTCCCAGTGCTGAATTGCGCTTGTTAGAGGTCTTTTACCACAAGATATATAAG ATTTTTCCACTCCATGAGAAGATAGAGAATATTAATGATCAGTACTGGACACTACGTGCTGAGGAG ATTCCAGAGGAGGAGAAAAATCTCGGTCCAAATGATCGGTTAATTCATGTTTATCACTTCATGAAAGACCCTCTTCAGAATCAG ATTCAGAACTTTGGAGATCCTTTTTATCTTGCTATCCGTGAAGGTGAGACTTTAGCAGAAGTAAAGGAGCGCATACAGAAAAAACTCCAAGTCCCTGATGAGGAATTCTGCAAG TGGAAATTCGCTTTCATATCCATGAACCGGCCAGATTACCTCCAAGATTCAGATGTTGTATCTGCCCGTTTCCAG AGGAGAGATGTCTATGGAGCCTGGGAGCAGTATCTTGGTTTGGAGCATGCTGATACTGCACCAAAAAGGGCCTACACAGCCAATCAG AACCGTCACACCTATGAGAAGCCAGTGAGAATTTACAATTGA
- the LOC9270404 gene encoding ubiquitin C-terminal hydrolase 12 isoform X1 yields MTMMTPPPLEPEEDEMLVPHQELVAADAAQPMEVVAQTEAASTAESQPAEDPQTSRFTWTIENFTRINAKKHYSDAFVVGGYKWRVLIFPKGNNVDHFSMYLDVADSANLPYGWSRYAQFSLAVVNQIQQKYTIRKDTQHQFNARESDWGFTSFMPLSELYDPSRGYLVDDTVVVEAEVAVRKMVDYWTYDSKKETGYVGLKNQGATCYMNSLLQTLYHIPYFRKAVYHMPTTENDMPSGSIPLALQSLFYKLQYSDNSVATKELTKSFGWDTYDSFMQHDVQELNRVLCEKLEDKMKRTVVEGTIEKLFEGHHINYIECINVDYKSNRKESFYDLQLDVKGCRDVYASFDKYVEVERLEGDNKYHAENHGLQDAKKGVLFLDFPPVLQLQLKRFEYDYMRDTMVKINDRYEFPLQLDLDRDDGKYLAPDADRSIRNLYALHSVLVHSGGVHGGHYYAFIRPTLSDQWYKFDDERVTKEDTKKALEEQYGGEEELPQINPGFNNAPFKFTKYSNAYMLVYIRESDKDKIMCNVDEKDIAEHLRVRLKKEQEEKEHKKKEKAEAHLYTIIKVARDENLKEQIGKDIYFDLVDHEKVRSFRIQKQLLFTTFKEEVAKEYGIPVQFQRFWLWAKRQNHTYRPNRPLSPHEETQSVGQLREVSNKAHNAELKLFLEVELGPDLRPLPPPEKSKEDILLFFKLYNPEKEELCFVGRLFVKALGKPSEILTKLNEMAGFVPNEEIELYEEIKFEPNVMCEHIDKKATFRASQLEDGDIICFQKSPIPDSDTQMRYPDVPSYLEYVHNRQVVHFRLLEKPKDDDFSLELSKLHTYDDVVERVARQLGVDDPAKIRLTSHNCYSQQPKPQPIRYRGVEHLLDMLIHYNQTSDILYYEVLDIPLPELQGLKTLKVAFHHATKDEVVIHSIRLPKNSTIADVINDLKTKVELSSPSAELRLLEVFYHKIYKIFPLHEKIENINDQYWTLRAEEIPEEEKNLGPNDRLIHVYHFMKDPLQNQQIQNFGDPFYLAIREGETLAEVKERIQKKLQVPDEEFCKWKFAFISMNRPDYLQDSDVVSARFQRRDVYGAWEQYLGLEHADTAPKRAYTANQNRHTYEKPVRIYN; encoded by the exons ATGACTATGATGACGCCTCCCCCGCTCGAG CCGGAGGAGGACGAGATGCTCGTGCCTCACCAGGAGCTCGTCGCTGCTGACGCCGCCCAGCCCATGGAAG TGGTTGCGCAAACGGAGGCAGCTAGCACGGCGGAGAGCCAGCCAGCTGAGGACCCGCAGACGTCGCGGTTCACGTGGACGATCGAGAACTTCACCCGGATCAATGCGAAGAAGCACTACTCGGATGCGTTTGTCGTTGGCGGGTACAAATG GCGTGTGCTCATTTTCCCTAAGGGGAACAACGTGGACCATTTCTCCATGTACTTGGATGTTGCCGACTCTGCTAACCTCCCATATGGTTGGAGCCGATATGCTCAGTTTAGCTTGGCCGTTGTCAACCAGATCCAACAGAAGTATACGATACGCAAAG ATACTCAGCATCAATTTAATGCACGTGAGAGTGATTGGGGTTTCACATCTTTTATGCCTTTGAGTGAGCTCTATGATCCAAGTAGAGGATACCTTGTCGATGATACTGTTGTTGTGGAGGCTGAGGTTGCTGTCCGCAAAATGGTTGATTATTGGACATATGattcaaaaaaagaaacaggTTACGTTGGCCTGAAGAACCAAGGAGCTACCTGTTACATGAACTCTCTACTACAGACACTATACCATATACCATACTTCAGGAAG GCTGTGTATCATATGCCAACCACCGAAAATGATATGCCATCTGGGAGTATTCCGTTGGCATTGCAGAGCCTTTTCTACAAGCTCCAGTATAGTGACAATAGTGTAGCCACCAAAGAGCTGACCAAATCTTTTGGATGGGACACATATGATTCCTTCATGCAACATGATGTACAAGAGCTCAACAGAGTTCTCTGTGAGAAACTTGAAGATAAGATGAAG AGAACTGTCGTAGAGGGAACGATTGAAAAGTTATTCGAAGGTCACCACATCAATTATATAGAGTGTATAAATGTTGACTATAAATCCAACAGGAAGGAGTCCTTTTATG ACCTTCAACTTGATGTTAAAGGTTGTCGTGATGTGTATGCATCGTTTGATAAATATGTTGAAGTTGAGCGCCTCGAAGGTGATAATAAGTATCATGCAGAGAATCATGGTTTACAG GATGCGAAAAAGGGTGTTCTGTTCCTTGATTTCCCCCCAGTTTTGCAACTTCAACTGAAGCGTTTTGAGTACGACTATATGAGAGATACCATGGTTAAG ATTAATGACCGCTATGAATTCCCTTTGCAACTTGATTTGGATAGAGATGATGGAAAATATCTTGCTCCAGATGCAGATAGAAGTATAAGAAACCTTTATGCTCTTCACAG TGTTCTTGTTCATAGTGGAGGAGTACATGGCGGTCACTACTATGCCTTCATTCGACCAACGCTATCAGATCAATG GTATAAATTTGATGATGAGCGTGTAACTAAAGAAGATACTAAGAAGGCCCTTGAAGAGCAATACGGGGGTGAGGAAGAG TTGCCTCAAATAAATCCTGGTTTCAACAACGCTCCATTTAAATTCACAAAGTATTCAAATGCCTACATGCTTGTCTACATCCGTGAGAGTGATAAGGACAAAATAATGTGTAATGTTGATGAGAAGGACATTGCTGAGCATTTAAGG GTAAGGTTGAAGAAAGAACAAGAAGAGAAAGAacacaaaaagaaagagaaggctGAAGCTCATCTTTATACCATCATAAAG GTGGCTCGAGATGAGAATTTGAAGGAGCAAATTGGCAAGGATATATATTTTGACCTGGTGGACCATGAAAAAGTTCGTAGCTTCCGAATTCAGAAGCAGTTACTGTTTACCACTTTCAAG GAGGAAGTTGCAAAGGAGTATGGCATCCCTGTACAATTTCAGCGCTTCTGGTTGTGGGCTAAGAGGCAGAACCACACATACAGGCCTAATCGTCCATTGAGTCCTCATGAAGAAACACAATCT GTGGGACAACTGAGGGAGGTATCGAATAAGGCACACAATGCTGAGCTGAAGTTGTTTTTGGAAGTAGAACTTGGCCCG GATTTGCGGCCTCTCCCTCCACCTGAGAAGAGCAAGGAAGATATTCTTCTGTTCTTCAAACTCTATAATCCCGAAAAGGAAGAACTCTG TTTTGTGGGGAGGCTCTTCGTAAAGGCCTTGGGAAAACCCTCAGAAATCTTGACCAAACTAAATGAAATGGCTGGATTTGTGCCAAATGAAGAAATTGAGCTCTACGAG GAAATTAAATTTGAGCCAAATGTGATGTGTGAACATATTGACAAAAAAGCCACTTTCCGTGCTAGTCAG CTTGAAGATGGGGACATCATCTGTTTCCAAAAATCACCTATACCTGATAGTGACACTCAAATGCGTTATCCAGATGTCCCTTCGTATCTGGAGTATGTTCATAATAGGCAG GTTGTGCACTTTCGGTTATTGGAGAAACCAAAGGATGATGACTTTTCTTTGGAATT GTCAAAACTTCATACCTATGATGATGTTGTTGAGAGAGTTGCCCGTCAGCTTGGTGTGGATGATCCAGCGAAAATTCGTCTAACATCCCATAACTGCTATTCGCAGCAGCCTAAACCGCAACCTATCAGATATCGGGGAGTGGAGCATCTTTTGGACATGCTCATTCATTATAATCAG ACATCAGACATATTGTATTATGAGGTGTTGGATATTCCACTGCCAGAATTGCAGGGCCTGAAAACCCTGAAAGTTGCATTCCACCATGCTACAAAGGATGAG GTTGTGATTCACAGTATCAGGCTTCCAAAGAATAGCACCATTGCAGACGTGATTAATGATTTGAAAACAAAG GTTGAACTATCCAGTCCCAGTGCTGAATTGCGCTTGTTAGAGGTCTTTTACCACAAGATATATAAG ATTTTTCCACTCCATGAGAAGATAGAGAATATTAATGATCAGTACTGGACACTACGTGCTGAGGAG ATTCCAGAGGAGGAGAAAAATCTCGGTCCAAATGATCGGTTAATTCATGTTTATCACTTCATGAAAGACCCTCTTCAGAATCAG CAGATTCAGAACTTTGGAGATCCTTTTTATCTTGCTATCCGTGAAGGTGAGACTTTAGCAGAAGTAAAGGAGCGCATACAGAAAAAACTCCAAGTCCCTGATGAGGAATTCTGCAAG TGGAAATTCGCTTTCATATCCATGAACCGGCCAGATTACCTCCAAGATTCAGATGTTGTATCTGCCCGTTTCCAG AGGAGAGATGTCTATGGAGCCTGGGAGCAGTATCTTGGTTTGGAGCATGCTGATACTGCACCAAAAAGGGCCTACACAGCCAATCAG AACCGTCACACCTATGAGAAGCCAGTGAGAATTTACAATTGA